A part of Carettochelys insculpta isolate YL-2023 chromosome 1, ASM3395843v1, whole genome shotgun sequence genomic DNA contains:
- the LOC142009354 gene encoding claudin-34-like, producing MTVGNKKIFVLKDVLTKEFATIRKWKTYQVTSEYEGVECRIQETTFQSMLYLTDGLSVLGWILCTISIGLIQWRVWHVDNTSLISSGIVWIGIWDVCFTVNPELANDSSLILCQGFTNENTSIPLEIFAAQDLLMLATVMEAIAIGFVLFALWSAYKKEVKKKYILFFFLTGGVLNIMSSVFIFIPVIWNLYSTMKNHSIVFPPSYYVPSTPKSQKVGAAIPVGLVAALLLLLSGILLLYDWFPKLPCKVHPKKEEPDHIAQNHKQTCPSTHLSARSGHTYPHCGSFLEIELWGPQRPFGSGSSGLVRYSLQMDNFLHHECQLTK from the exons ATGACAGTAGGCAACAAAAAGATATTTGTCCTGAAGGATGTTTTGACTAAGGAATTTGCTACAATCAG gaaatgGAAAACCTATCAGGTTACATCAGAATATGAAGGTGTGGAATGTCGAATTCAAGAAACCACATTCCAGAGTATGCTGTACCTGACTGATG GTTTGAGTGTTTTAGGTTGGATTCTCTGTACTATTTCAATAGGACTTATACAATGGAGAGTGTGGCATGTGGACAACACCTCCCTCATCTCGTCTGGTATCGTTTGGATTGGAATATGGGATGTTTGCTTTACTGTTAACCCTGAACTTGCCAATGACTCTTCCTTAATACTCTGTCAAGGATTCACTAATGAGAACACTTCTATCCCCTTAGAAATATTTGCAGCCCAAGATCTTTTAATGTTAGCCACTGTCATGGAAGCAATAGCTATAGGTTTCGTTCTCTTTGCTTTGTGGAGTGCTTATAAGAAAGAGGTTAAGAAAAAGTATATATTATTCTTTTTCCTAACTGGGGGGGTGTTGAACATCATGTCAAGTGTATTTATCTTCATTCCAGTAATCTGGAATTTGTATTCTACAATGAAAAATCATAGTATTGTCTTCCCTCCTTCTTACTACGTGCCTTCCACTCCAAAGTCTCAGAAAGTTGGTGCTGCTATTCCTGTGGGCCTTGTAgctgctctcctgctgctctTAAGTGGGATCTTACTGCTGTATGACTGGTTTCCTAAACTGCCCTGTAAGGTGCATCCTAAAAAGGAAGAACCAGATCACATAGCACAGAACCATAAGCAAACATGCCCTTCCACTCATCTTTCTGCCAGATCAGGCCATACTTATCCACACTGTGGATCTTTCTTGGAGATTGAACTTTGGGGCCCACAGAGACCTTTTGGCTCAG